The genomic region CTTTACAATTCCAAGTTTCTGGTAAGATTTTTCCATCTTCTTGTTAAGTTTCTGAATGTCTGTACGATTCTGTTTTGTATATTTCAGAATGGCCTCTACATCCGAGAATCCCGACATCATACTTTCTTCCAGAGTTTTTCCATCTTTACCACGCATAAACGTCGTATAGCTGCTTTTCAATCGATTATACTTCATTGTTACATTTACATACAGAACGAATAATATAACAATCAGTATCAGCAAAAATATAAATATTAATGCCGGATCGATACCAAGTGCTTTCAGTATTTTGCTATCCATATTCAATTACTCTCCTCTTTTAATGCTCATCATCATATCGAACAGATGTTCTAATTCGTCATCTGAATAATATTCTATCTCTATCTTACCTTTTCCCTTTCCTTTTGATGCTATACTTACCTTTGTTCCAAATACACTCTTCATTTTCTCTTCCAGATCCTGGTAAATAAATGAATTGGCCACCGGTTTCTTTTCTTTCGGCTTCTTTGGATTTTTTATTTCTTTGACCAATTTCTCAGTTTCTCTTACACTGAGTTTTTCGTCAAATATCTTATTTGCCAGTGTGTACTGAAGCTCAGGATCATCAATGGCCAGCAATGCTCTTGCATGTCCCGTTGAAATCATGTCGTCAATGATCATCTGTTGAACTTTATCACTAAGTTTCAGCAAACGCATAGAGTTCGTTACGGCTGTTCTGCTCTTCGATACTCTCTCTGCGACTTCATCTTGTTTCAGATTGAATTCCTCCAGAAGTCTCTTGTATGCAATTGCTTCTTCAATCGGATTCAAGTTTTCTCTCTGAATGTTCTCAATCAAACCTATCTCAAGAATTTCCTGATCTGTATATTCCTTTTCAATCACAGGAACCTCTTTTACTCCGGCAAGTTTTGCAGCTCTCCATCTTCTTTCGCCCGCAATGATCTCATAGTAATCTTTTCTTTTTCGAACAAGCAATGGCTGTAACACACCAAATTGCTTAATCGAATCCGAAAGTTCAAGGAGAGCATCTTCATCAAAATTCTTTCTCGGCTGGTCTCTGTTTGGCTCAACCTCATTAATTTTCATTACCTGTACACCGGATTTAGCTGCTGCATCTTCTTTTGATTCCACAGTTTTTTCCGATGTAACAGACTTCATGCTCTTATTATCAGGAATCAGACTGTCCAGTCCTTTCCCCAATCCTTTTTTCTTTATTGGCATTCGTTTCCTCCTACATTACATCTTTCATTTACTCTCTATTCATAACTTCATCCGCCAGTCTCTGATATGCGCTTGCTCCTGTAGACTTTGGATCATACAGATTAATCGGCATACCATAACTTGGTGCTTCAGCCAATCGGATATTTCTAGGAATAATCGTCTTATAGATGTTCTGTTGCAGGTTTTCCTTTACATTTTCCACTACCTGGAGTGAAAGATTGGTTCGTGCATCATACATAGTAAATACAACTCCTTCAATCTCCAGAACAGGATTCAGCCTTTCTTTTACAAGCTCCACTGTATGTATTAACTGACTCAACCCTTCAAGTGCGTAATACTCACACTGAATCGGAACCAGTACAGAATCTGCTGTTGTCATTGCATTGATCGTCAGCATACTTAACGATGGCGGACAATCAATAATGATATAATCATAATCATCTTTGATCGGCTGAACTGCATTTCTTATAATAAATTCTTTATCATCCACACCGATCAGTTCAATTTCAGCAGCCGAGAGGTCAATGCTTGTCGGTATCACATCCAGATTTTCAATTGCTTCCTTTTGCAGAACTTCATCTACACCAGCCTGACCAATCATAAGATCATAGATATTCTTTTCAACTTCATCTTTGTCTATTCCTAATCCACTCGTCATATTGCCCTGCGGATCCATATCAATAGCAAGAACCTTTTGTCCTTTTTCAGCAAGACATGCCGACAGATTAATAGCTGTCGTTGTTTTTCCAACGCCACCTTTTTGGTTCGCAACGGCTATAACTCGTCCCATTTAATTATCACCTTCCCTTATTTCACATGATTCTAGTATATCACTTTTCAGAATACTTATCCAGAAAATGTTTCACGTGAAACATAGATTTTCCCTTTTCCATAAATATAAAACCGTTCTATATATTATTTTCGTTATCTTTGTGTGACATACGATTTTTGTGAATGTTTCACGTGAAACATTTGTTTTTACCACTTGCTTTATTATTCGTGTCCCTTCTTTTCATATATTCCAAGTAAAATGTCCTATTTCCTTCACTTTGTTCATTTTATGCTCATTTTGTAAAGGCAATCTTCCAATTCATAAGTAAATATAGTATAATTAGGAAAAGAAAGTGAGGTATCAGCATGAACTGGAAAAAGACATTATTATTCATCTCAACAGCAATTGGAACGACAACCTTAGCATTCCATGTAATAAATAAATTCATATTCAACGCCTCCGATGAACATTCAGAAGAAGATGAATCCAATTACTATAATTGGAAATTTGGAAATATATATTATAAAAAAGAAGGAACTGGTTCTCCGGTTCTTCTTATTCATGATCTGAATCATTACAGTTCTTCTATGGAATGGGATAAAGTAATCGGTACTCTTTCCAAAGAACACACAGTATATACGATAGACCTTCTCGGATGCGGCAAATCCGACAAGCCCGCAATTACATATACCTGCTATCTGTATGTTCAACTGCTTACTGATTTTATTCGTGATATTATAGGTGAAAAGACAGATATCGTAGCTACCGGGGCTTCAGCCTCCTTTGTAACAGCTGCCTGTCAGAATATAGCCGACCAGATTGACCATATTATTCTGGTTTGTCCGGAAAGCACACATGCACTTGCAAAAGCTCCAAATCACAAATCAAAACTACTTGCAAAGATAATAAATATCCCTATATATGGAACATTTATTTATAATGTTGGCGCACGCAACACCGCTCTTTCCGACTCAGCAGAGTGTAAATATCTCTACGCCAGCATTTTAGGACATTACACAACTGTAAATGTTGCCCACTGTCTCGAAGGACTTACAACCTCAATTGCAGTAATCACAGGTAAAAACGCACCAGAAACATCACAAAAAGCCACCGAATACTGCCACATACTTCCATCTATCGAACACCTCGAAGTCCCAGGCAGCGGATTACTTCCACAACGCGAAAATGTCAATGCATTCTTGGAGCAACTAGACCTACTATTAAGTGACAACTGCTAATTCAAGGATTTGCACTAATATAGTATAAGCCA from Dorea longicatena harbors:
- a CDS encoding ParB/RepB/Spo0J family partition protein produces the protein MPIKKKGLGKGLDSLIPDNKSMKSVTSEKTVESKEDAAAKSGVQVMKINEVEPNRDQPRKNFDEDALLELSDSIKQFGVLQPLLVRKRKDYYEIIAGERRWRAAKLAGVKEVPVIEKEYTDQEILEIGLIENIQRENLNPIEEAIAYKRLLEEFNLKQDEVAERVSKSRTAVTNSMRLLKLSDKVQQMIIDDMISTGHARALLAIDDPELQYTLANKIFDEKLSVRETEKLVKEIKNPKKPKEKKPVANSFIYQDLEEKMKSVFGTKVSIASKGKGKGKIEIEYYSDDELEHLFDMMMSIKRGE
- a CDS encoding ParA family protein, whose translation is MGRVIAVANQKGGVGKTTTAINLSACLAEKGQKVLAIDMDPQGNMTSGLGIDKDEVEKNIYDLMIGQAGVDEVLQKEAIENLDVIPTSIDLSAAEIELIGVDDKEFIIRNAVQPIKDDYDYIIIDCPPSLSMLTINAMTTADSVLVPIQCEYYALEGLSQLIHTVELVKERLNPVLEIEGVVFTMYDARTNLSLQVVENVKENLQQNIYKTIIPRNIRLAEAPSYGMPINLYDPKSTGASAYQRLADEVMNRE
- a CDS encoding alpha/beta fold hydrolase — its product is MNWKKTLLFISTAIGTTTLAFHVINKFIFNASDEHSEEDESNYYNWKFGNIYYKKEGTGSPVLLIHDLNHYSSSMEWDKVIGTLSKEHTVYTIDLLGCGKSDKPAITYTCYLYVQLLTDFIRDIIGEKTDIVATGASASFVTAACQNIADQIDHIILVCPESTHALAKAPNHKSKLLAKIINIPIYGTFIYNVGARNTALSDSAECKYLYASILGHYTTVNVAHCLEGLTTSIAVITGKNAPETSQKATEYCHILPSIEHLEVPGSGLLPQRENVNAFLEQLDLLLSDNC